One window from the genome of Actinoplanes teichomyceticus ATCC 31121 encodes:
- a CDS encoding glycosyltransferase family 2 protein, translated as MSLLHTPDPGASPPARETPPIPGQRAPAGRAPMEAESAAATLILPSRYNYSAYSVLAGPADPPPAPDGGYRVAMHRMTPRRPIRTLLITLFAFAFESTFLGWLIAAIEVPDQRLHPVLFVATTFMLVATTAIELFRLVNVVTLSLATLWARDPRPVVPDTGTRVAFLTTIVPGKEPIEMVEKTLRAARRIRYAGHYQVWLLDEGDDPLVKLMCKRLGVRHFSRRGRAEYNQPAGAFKARTKHGNYNAWLDAHGDEYDVFVSVDPDHVPLPNFCERLLGYFRDPDVAFVVGPQIYGNYDNLITRWAESQQYLFHSLLQRAGNRRGIAMLVGTNNAVRIAALKSIGGLQDSITEDMATSLAVHAARNPATGRRWRSVYTPDVLAVGEGPSSWTDFFTQQHRWSRGTDEVVVRSFAGLLRRLGPGRALHYALLMSYYPLTALAWLLGAVNAACFLLLGAKGVQVPQQVWLMLYVDAALFQVGLYLFNRRHNVSPHEESGSTGLRGMLASTLCTPIYVSSLIGAALRRTAGFVVTPKGDSTSPDRLATFRPGLRWAAFYAVLLAVSPIVDHVDPAMYAWPALNLLICLTPVALWLIGRARTRKETRA; from the coding sequence ATGAGTCTTCTGCACACCCCGGACCCCGGGGCTTCCCCGCCTGCCCGCGAGACCCCGCCCATCCCGGGGCAGCGGGCGCCGGCCGGCCGCGCGCCGATGGAGGCCGAGTCGGCCGCCGCCACGCTGATCCTGCCGTCCCGCTACAACTACAGCGCGTACAGCGTCCTGGCCGGTCCCGCCGACCCGCCGCCCGCCCCGGACGGCGGGTACCGGGTGGCGATGCACCGGATGACGCCGCGCCGGCCGATCCGCACCCTGCTGATCACGCTCTTCGCCTTCGCCTTCGAGAGCACCTTCCTCGGCTGGCTGATCGCCGCGATCGAGGTGCCCGACCAGCGGCTGCACCCGGTGCTCTTCGTGGCGACCACGTTCATGCTGGTGGCGACCACGGCGATCGAGCTGTTCCGACTGGTCAACGTGGTGACGCTGAGCCTGGCCACGCTGTGGGCCCGGGATCCGCGCCCGGTCGTGCCGGACACCGGCACCCGGGTGGCCTTCCTGACCACCATCGTGCCCGGCAAGGAGCCGATCGAGATGGTGGAGAAGACGCTGCGCGCGGCGCGGCGGATCCGCTACGCCGGGCACTACCAGGTGTGGCTGCTCGACGAGGGCGACGACCCGCTGGTCAAGCTGATGTGCAAGCGGCTGGGCGTACGGCACTTCAGCCGGCGCGGCCGCGCGGAGTACAACCAGCCGGCCGGCGCCTTCAAGGCCCGCACCAAGCACGGCAACTACAACGCCTGGCTGGACGCGCACGGCGACGAGTACGACGTGTTCGTCTCGGTCGATCCGGACCACGTGCCGCTGCCCAACTTCTGCGAACGGCTGCTCGGCTACTTCCGCGACCCCGATGTGGCGTTCGTGGTCGGCCCGCAGATCTACGGCAACTACGACAACCTGATCACCCGCTGGGCCGAGTCGCAGCAGTACCTGTTCCACTCGCTGCTGCAGCGGGCCGGCAACCGGCGGGGCATCGCCATGCTGGTCGGCACCAACAACGCGGTCCGGATCGCGGCCCTCAAGAGCATCGGCGGGCTCCAGGACTCGATCACCGAGGACATGGCGACCAGCCTGGCCGTGCACGCGGCCCGCAACCCGGCGACCGGCCGGCGCTGGCGCTCGGTCTACACCCCGGACGTGCTCGCGGTCGGTGAGGGCCCGTCCTCCTGGACCGACTTCTTCACCCAGCAGCACCGCTGGTCGCGCGGCACCGACGAGGTGGTGGTCCGCAGTTTCGCCGGGCTGCTGCGGCGGCTCGGGCCGGGCCGGGCGCTGCACTACGCGCTGCTGATGTCGTACTACCCGCTGACCGCGCTGGCCTGGCTGCTGGGCGCGGTGAACGCCGCCTGCTTCCTGCTGCTGGGCGCCAAGGGCGTGCAGGTGCCGCAGCAGGTCTGGCTGATGCTCTACGTGGATGCCGCGCTGTTCCAGGTCGGCCTCTACCTGTTCAACCGGCGGCACAACGTCAGCCCGCACGAGGAGTCCGGCTCGACCGGGCTGCGCGGGATGCTGGCGTCCACGCTCTGCACGCCGATCTACGTGTCCTCGCTGATCGGCGCGGCGCTGCGGCGCACGGCCGGCTTCGTGGTCACCCCGAAGGGCGACTCGACCAGCCCGGACCGGCTCGCCACCTTCCGACCCGGGCTGCGCTGGGCCGCGTTCTACGCCGTCCTGCTGGCCGTCTCCCCGATCGTCGACCACGTGGACCCGGCGATGTACGCCTGGCCCGCGCTCAACCTGCTCATCTGCCTGACCCCCGTCGCGCTGTGGCTGATCGGCCGCGCCCGTACCCGGAAGGAAACCCGCGCATGA
- a CDS encoding glycoside hydrolase family 6 protein, translating to MGRHVYRPGRLRRGVLLGGVLVLAATAVALRDREAAPAVRVPAATPPEDRPLYVDPTGAAAAQVRAYERAGRTAEAAIVRRIAGQPVATWFTDSRPDTVHRAARLVATADRAGKVPVLVLYNIPYRDCSGHSAGGARDAPSYRRWVASMAAALRGRSALVVLEPDAVAHAVTGCLGRGPAAERFALLAGAIETLAALPGVRVYLDAGNPTWVPADRMAPALLRAGAQRARGFALNVANFETTEDNLTYGARLSRLLGGSPFVIDTSRNGNGPARRGTGDRHWCNPPGRRLGHPPTLRTGHPSVDAYLWVKRPGESDGACRPGAPPAGQWYPAYALALAG from the coding sequence ATGGGCCGGCACGTCTACCGACCCGGCCGGCTGCGCCGGGGCGTGCTGCTCGGCGGGGTGCTCGTGCTCGCCGCCACGGCGGTCGCACTGCGCGACCGGGAAGCCGCGCCCGCGGTGCGGGTGCCGGCGGCCACACCGCCGGAGGACCGGCCGCTCTACGTCGATCCGACCGGCGCGGCCGCCGCACAGGTACGCGCGTACGAGCGGGCCGGGCGCACCGCGGAGGCGGCCATCGTGCGCCGGATCGCCGGGCAGCCGGTCGCCACCTGGTTCACCGACTCCCGGCCGGACACCGTGCACCGGGCCGCCCGGCTGGTCGCCACCGCGGACCGGGCCGGGAAGGTGCCGGTGCTGGTGCTCTACAACATCCCGTACCGGGACTGCTCGGGGCACTCGGCCGGCGGTGCGCGCGACGCCCCGTCGTACCGCAGATGGGTCGCCTCGATGGCGGCGGCGCTGCGCGGGCGCAGCGCCCTGGTGGTCCTGGAACCCGACGCGGTGGCGCACGCGGTGACCGGGTGCCTCGGGCGCGGACCGGCCGCCGAGCGGTTCGCGCTGCTCGCCGGCGCGATCGAGACGCTGGCCGCGCTGCCCGGCGTGCGCGTCTATCTCGACGCCGGGAACCCCACCTGGGTGCCGGCCGACCGGATGGCGCCGGCGCTGCTGCGCGCCGGGGCGCAGCGCGCCCGCGGTTTCGCGCTCAACGTCGCCAACTTCGAGACGACCGAGGACAACCTGACGTACGGAGCGCGGCTGTCCCGCCTCCTCGGCGGCTCCCCCTTCGTGATCGACACCAGCCGCAACGGCAACGGGCCGGCGCGGCGGGGCACCGGCGACCGGCACTGGTGCAATCCGCCCGGCCGCCGGCTGGGCCACCCGCCCACGCTGCGGACCGGGCATCCATCCGTCGATGCCTACCTGTGGGTGAAACGCCCGGGCGAATCCGACGGCGCCTGCCGCCCGGGAGCTCCCCCCGCAGGTCAGTGGTATCCCGCCTACGCGCTCGCACTGGCCGGGTGA
- the ppc gene encoding phosphoenolpyruvate carboxylase, producing MTELPAHLDEREGSDAALRADIRRIGTLLGQTLARQEGRPLLDLVEEIRALVRQDVQAAAERLAAMDITTGTKLARAFSTYFHLANITEQVHRARDLRRRRAKEGGWLDQAAKRIAEKGVPADEIASAARRLAVRPVFTAHPTEAARRSILSKLRQVADSLDAESAAAALYGDTDTTLSTKRFAELIDLLWQTDELRLDRPDPTDEARNAVYYLKDLYAEAAPQVLDDLAETLRRLGVETAPTSRPLTFGSWIGGDRDGNPFVTPAVTRDVLLIQHEHGIQAAERAMDKLIDELSVSRRLRGVSLDLSASLAQDLDNLPEIPERFRRTNAEEPYRLKVRAIKAKLANTRSRLQHGTPHVPGRDYLGSDELIADLELMRASLARNSGQLPALGVVATAIRQASAFGLQLATLDVREHAEKHHEVLQQMYTQVGEVDDYAVLDRADRTKLLAAELTGRRPLSSADTPLTDSARKTFDVFNTIREAQDRFGMDVIESYIISMTLGVDDVLAAAVLAREAGLIDIHTGRARVGIVPLLETPAELDAGGDLLDEMLSLPAYREIVRARGDVQEVMLGYSDSNKEAGITTSQWRIHKAQRSLRDVALRHGVRLRLFHGRGGTVGRGGGPTHEAILAQPYGTLDGAIKVTEQGEVISDKYTVPALARENLELTVAAVLQATLLHTTLSVDPVRLEVWDATMDTASDAAFAAYRALVENPDLPAYFWAATPTELLGALNIGSRPAKRPNADAGLSGLRAIPWVFGWTQTRQIVPGWFGVGTGLAAVRKAGLGGELDAMHEHWQFFRTFLSNVEMMLAKTDLSIARRYVETLVPENLHPIFATIEEEYERTVREVLAITGGSQLLAAQPELSRTLGVRDTYLEPLHHLQVALLRQYRDLGETARQAPSAPGARRGPSDSTALERALLTTVNGIAAGMRNTG from the coding sequence ATGACAGAGCTCCCTGCCCACCTCGACGAGCGAGAGGGGTCCGACGCCGCGCTACGTGCCGACATCCGCCGTATCGGCACGTTGCTCGGGCAGACTCTGGCCCGCCAGGAAGGCCGGCCGCTGCTCGACCTGGTCGAGGAGATCCGTGCCCTGGTCCGCCAGGACGTGCAGGCGGCCGCTGAGCGGCTCGCCGCGATGGACATCACCACCGGCACCAAGCTGGCCCGCGCCTTCTCCACCTACTTCCACCTGGCCAACATCACCGAGCAGGTGCACCGCGCCCGGGACCTGCGGCGCCGCCGCGCCAAGGAGGGCGGCTGGCTGGACCAGGCGGCCAAGCGGATCGCCGAGAAGGGCGTCCCGGCCGACGAGATCGCCTCGGCCGCCCGCCGGCTCGCGGTCCGCCCGGTGTTCACCGCCCACCCGACCGAGGCCGCCCGCCGGTCGATCCTGTCGAAGCTGCGCCAGGTCGCCGACTCGCTGGACGCCGAGTCGGCCGCCGCCGCGCTGTACGGCGACACCGACACCACGCTCTCCACCAAGCGCTTCGCCGAGCTGATCGACCTGCTCTGGCAGACCGACGAGCTGCGCCTGGACCGGCCGGACCCGACCGACGAGGCGCGCAACGCGGTCTACTACCTCAAGGACCTGTACGCCGAGGCCGCCCCGCAGGTGCTCGACGACCTGGCCGAGACGCTGCGCCGGCTGGGCGTGGAGACCGCGCCGACCTCCCGGCCGCTCACCTTCGGCTCGTGGATCGGCGGCGACCGGGACGGCAACCCGTTCGTCACCCCGGCGGTCACCCGCGACGTGCTGCTGATCCAGCACGAGCACGGCATCCAGGCCGCCGAGCGGGCGATGGACAAGCTGATCGACGAGCTGTCCGTGTCCCGGCGGCTGCGCGGCGTCTCCCTGGACCTGTCCGCCAGCCTCGCCCAGGACCTGGACAACCTCCCCGAGATCCCGGAGCGGTTCCGCCGGACCAATGCCGAGGAGCCGTACCGGCTGAAGGTCCGCGCGATCAAGGCGAAGCTGGCCAACACCCGGTCCCGGCTGCAGCACGGCACCCCGCACGTGCCCGGCCGCGACTACCTGGGCAGCGACGAGCTGATCGCCGACCTGGAGCTGATGCGCGCCTCGCTGGCCCGCAACTCGGGCCAGCTGCCCGCGCTCGGCGTGGTGGCCACCGCGATCCGGCAGGCATCCGCCTTCGGCCTGCAGCTGGCCACGCTCGACGTGCGCGAGCACGCCGAGAAGCACCACGAGGTGCTCCAGCAGATGTACACCCAGGTGGGCGAGGTGGACGACTACGCCGTGCTGGACCGGGCCGACCGCACCAAGCTGCTCGCCGCCGAGCTGACCGGCCGCCGGCCGCTGTCGAGCGCGGACACCCCGCTGACCGACTCGGCGCGCAAGACGTTCGACGTGTTCAACACGATCCGGGAGGCGCAGGACCGGTTCGGCATGGACGTCATCGAGTCGTACATCATCTCGATGACGCTGGGCGTCGACGACGTGCTCGCCGCCGCGGTGCTGGCCCGCGAGGCCGGCCTGATCGACATCCACACCGGCCGGGCCCGGGTCGGCATCGTGCCGCTGCTGGAGACCCCGGCCGAGCTGGACGCCGGTGGCGACCTGCTGGACGAGATGCTGTCGCTGCCGGCGTACCGGGAGATCGTCCGGGCCCGGGGCGACGTGCAGGAGGTCATGCTCGGCTACTCGGACTCCAACAAGGAGGCCGGGATCACCACCAGCCAGTGGCGCATCCACAAGGCACAGCGGTCGCTGCGCGACGTGGCCCTGCGGCACGGGGTGCGGCTGCGGCTGTTCCACGGCCGGGGCGGCACCGTCGGCCGGGGCGGCGGCCCCACCCACGAGGCGATCCTGGCCCAGCCGTACGGCACGCTGGACGGCGCGATCAAGGTGACCGAGCAGGGCGAGGTCATCTCGGACAAGTACACCGTGCCCGCGCTGGCCCGGGAGAACCTGGAGCTGACCGTGGCGGCGGTGCTGCAGGCCACCCTGCTGCACACCACGCTGTCGGTGGACCCGGTCCGGCTCGAGGTCTGGGACGCCACCATGGACACCGCCTCGGACGCGGCGTTCGCGGCATACCGCGCGCTGGTGGAGAACCCGGACCTGCCCGCGTACTTCTGGGCGGCCACCCCGACCGAGCTGCTCGGCGCGCTGAACATCGGCTCCCGCCCGGCCAAGCGGCCGAACGCGGACGCCGGTCTGAGCGGCCTGCGGGCCATCCCGTGGGTGTTCGGCTGGACCCAGACCCGGCAGATCGTGCCCGGCTGGTTCGGCGTCGGCACCGGCCTGGCCGCGGTCCGCAAGGCCGGGCTGGGCGGCGAGCTGGACGCGATGCACGAGCACTGGCAGTTCTTCCGCACGTTCCTGTCGAACGTGGAGATGATGCTGGCCAAGACCGACCTGTCGATCGCCCGCCGGTACGTCGAGACCCTGGTCCCGGAGAACCTCCACCCGATCTTCGCCACGATCGAGGAGGAGTACGAGCGGACCGTCCGCGAGGTCCTGGCCATCACCGGCGGCTCGCAGCTGCTGGCGGCGCAGCCGGAGCTGTCGCGCACGCTGGGGGTCCGGGACACCTACCTGGAGCCGCTGCACCACCTGCAGGTGGCGCTGCTGCGGCAGTACCGCGACCTGGGCGAGACCGCCCGTCAGGCGCCGTCGGCGCCGGGCGCCCGGCGCGGCCCGTCGGACTCGACGGCGCTGGAGCGTGCCCTGCTGACGACGGTGAACGGCATCGCCGCCGGTATGCGCAACACCGGCTGA
- a CDS encoding galactose oxidase early set domain-containing protein produces the protein MKPRTRPTLARRLLSVLATLLVTAGVVVANRPMVAAGAEALHTFQINRQSYKERYGHWSRLPVPRDFRVNAIHAALLHTGKVLIIAGSGNDREEFEAKSFRTVLYDPATDEFSEVHTPTDVFCAGHTFLPDGKLLVAGGTRSYEVLESEVERAAGVMKLKNESPDGGPRVLPKGTRLVSASGRQYRTRSRVQVPAARKTVHGPHVTVLAGEAEVWVDAVDKGDGPVVKAPAQYSVAGLTGADARNLYGVAEKITREKQEYGGDRTSYEFDPVTERYVRTGSLTDARWYPTLVGLPGGDVLAVSGLDQFGRVLPGRNERYLYARHRWVAAPQWKRYFPTYPGLHLMADGRIFYSGSNAGYGSDTEGRTPGVWDLRRNSFQPVPGLRDPRLTETSSSVLLPPAQDQKVMIFGGGGVGESPVSTARTAVADLTAARPEYRPGPDLPKPARYLSTVLMPDDTVFTTGGSSGYRGGPYRGEPRSDLHNAQFYDARRDTFRTAAESAVGRNYHAEAILLPDGRVITLGSDPLYDESGKNAGTFEQRIEIYSPPYLFRGARPAITDGPAEVSRGGTARFTTPDAGRITAARLIRPSAVTHVTDTDQRSVSLTVRPAAGAVDVVVPHGAGLVPSGWYMLFVTDDRGVPSAGRWVRVR, from the coding sequence ATGAAGCCGCGCACCCGGCCCACCCTGGCCCGCCGCCTGCTCAGTGTGCTGGCCACGCTGCTGGTGACCGCCGGGGTGGTGGTGGCCAACCGTCCGATGGTGGCGGCCGGCGCGGAGGCGCTGCACACCTTCCAGATCAACCGGCAGTCCTACAAGGAACGGTACGGACATTGGTCGCGCCTGCCGGTGCCGCGCGACTTCCGGGTCAACGCCATCCACGCCGCCCTGCTGCACACCGGCAAGGTGCTGATCATCGCGGGCAGCGGCAACGACCGGGAGGAGTTCGAGGCCAAGTCGTTCCGGACCGTGCTGTACGACCCGGCGACCGACGAGTTCAGCGAGGTGCACACCCCGACCGACGTGTTCTGCGCCGGGCACACCTTCCTGCCCGACGGCAAGCTGCTCGTCGCCGGCGGCACCAGATCGTACGAGGTGCTGGAGTCCGAGGTGGAGCGCGCGGCCGGGGTGATGAAACTCAAGAACGAGTCGCCGGACGGCGGCCCGCGGGTCCTGCCCAAGGGCACCCGGCTGGTCTCGGCGAGCGGCCGGCAGTACCGGACCCGCAGCCGGGTGCAGGTGCCGGCCGCCCGCAAGACGGTGCACGGACCGCACGTGACGGTGCTGGCCGGTGAGGCCGAGGTCTGGGTGGACGCGGTGGACAAGGGTGACGGCCCGGTGGTGAAGGCGCCGGCCCAGTACTCCGTGGCCGGGCTCACCGGCGCGGACGCCCGCAACCTGTACGGCGTCGCCGAGAAGATCACCCGGGAGAAGCAGGAGTACGGCGGCGACCGTACCTCCTACGAGTTCGACCCGGTCACCGAGCGGTACGTGCGTACCGGCAGCCTGACCGACGCCCGCTGGTACCCCACGCTGGTCGGGCTGCCCGGTGGCGACGTGCTGGCCGTCTCCGGCCTGGACCAGTTCGGCCGGGTGCTGCCCGGGCGCAACGAGCGGTACCTGTACGCCCGGCACCGCTGGGTCGCCGCCCCGCAGTGGAAGCGCTACTTCCCGACCTATCCGGGCCTGCACCTGATGGCCGACGGGCGGATCTTCTATTCCGGCTCCAACGCGGGCTACGGCTCGGACACCGAGGGGCGTACCCCGGGGGTGTGGGACCTGCGGCGCAACAGCTTCCAGCCGGTGCCCGGGCTGCGTGACCCGCGGCTGACCGAGACCAGCTCGTCGGTGCTGCTCCCGCCGGCCCAGGACCAGAAGGTGATGATCTTCGGGGGTGGCGGCGTGGGCGAGTCACCGGTGTCCACCGCGCGCACCGCCGTGGCCGACCTCACCGCCGCGCGGCCGGAGTACCGGCCGGGACCGGACCTGCCGAAGCCGGCCCGCTACCTGTCCACCGTGCTGATGCCGGACGACACCGTCTTCACCACCGGCGGCTCGTCGGGCTACCGGGGTGGGCCGTACCGCGGCGAACCGCGCAGCGACCTGCACAACGCGCAGTTCTACGACGCCCGGCGCGACACCTTCCGCACCGCGGCCGAGTCGGCCGTGGGCCGCAACTACCACGCCGAGGCGATCCTGCTGCCGGACGGCCGGGTGATCACCCTGGGCAGCGATCCGCTCTACGACGAGTCCGGGAAGAACGCCGGCACGTTCGAGCAGCGGATCGAGATCTACAGCCCGCCGTACCTGTTCCGTGGCGCCCGCCCGGCGATCACCGACGGGCCGGCCGAGGTGTCCCGGGGCGGCACCGCCCGGTTCACCACCCCGGACGCCGGGCGGATCACCGCCGCGCGCCTGATCCGGCCCAGCGCGGTGACCCACGTCACCGACACCGACCAGCGGTCCGTGTCGCTGACCGTCCGGCCCGCCGCCGGCGCCGTCGACGTCGTCGTACCGCACGGCGCCGGCCTGGTCCCGTCCGGCTGGTACATGCTCTTCGTGACCGACGACCGCGGCGTGCCGTCGGCCGGGCGCTGGGTGCGGGTGCGCTGA